From the genome of Desulfolucanica intricata:
TAATTAATTGACTTAAAGTATCTTTAAAATTCACCCGGCCTGCTTTAAACGCAGTCGTATTCACGTTAGCAATATTATTACCGATGACATCCATACGGATCTGGTGATTTTTCATGCCCGAAACTCCTGAATATAGTGACTTAATCATAGTTTTCCTCCTTTTGCTCTTTGGCCGCTTCAATCGGTCGGCGGCCGGCAGCCTCCTTTCGGGCCGGCTGTCTATTTGATTATCACCGCACTGTCAATATTAGTAAATACATGCTCCTTTATTGCCTTACCATCCAGTGCTGTCACCACAGTATTATTTTTTATACTGGCTATCAGAGCTAAATCGCCGTAAAGCAGCAGTGAATCCCTGGCGCCTTTTATCGATGCCCTCTGCATAGCCTGATGGATTTTTGTAATATCTGCCGGTGCAAGCTTTATATTGCGCTCCTGAAGTCTTTTTTCCGCGTGTGCTGAAAACTTAATTTCGCTATTCCCTTGAATTTTTTGCTGAAGAACGCTTTCAAAAGCAATTTTATTGACGCCAGCAGTTTGCTTTGGTGTTTTCGATTTAACAGGTATTAGAGGCTGTTGATAGCTCCAGTTATTTATTTTATCACTCATAATTCTTACCCCTACTCTATTAGTCTGATTTGAGAAAGGTCGTAAGCATCCCCGTTGAGAATAACCTTGCTGCCGTCTTTGTTTAGCATAACCTTTTCCACCGTCCCAACGGCCTCATTCCCGTTTTCTAATGCTACAGTTACCCGGCGGCCAACCAGTCCCGCCGCCTGGTTTAATGCCTGCAGCTGTAAAAGCTGTTCCAGGGAGGAATTCATAATTTGCAGCTGCTCCATCATACTGAATTGTGCCATTTGAGTCATAAAGCTGCTGCTGTCCTGAGGGCTTAGAGGGTCCTGGTTTTTCAGCTGCGCTATGAAAAGCTGCAAAAACGCATCCTTATTGAGCTCATTCGCAGGCTTTTTATTGTTACCCTGGTTATTGTAAATATAGTTTGTGCTGCTACTTACCTGCATCGGAACACCTCCTTCAAATAATATAGTCCACTCCGCCGGCCGGCCGGGGCTTAACCTGTTCATACAAGGGTGCTTCTTCCTCTTTATGTGAGTAGTTTAGCAGCTGTAAATATTTCCTGCTGCCGGGTTTTCCCTGCTGCTGCATAAATTGTCCTCCGTTATATGCCACAGAAACCGAGGACTCCTGCAGGTGTACCTGATGCTGAGCCAAAGCTTCCCTCAACCGGACCATTGAACTTTCTAAAATTTCTTTGGCCTGAACACTGGCGGTTATAAACTGAGCCGAAATTTCTCCCTTTTTATAGGCTAATTTAATTACTAACTCACCTAAGTGCTCCGGTTCTAATTTCATTTGCACTAACACAGGTTTTTCACCCGGTTTTCTATTTGCGAGAATTATGCTCACCAGTTTTTCCGGCAATTCCCGTACGGGGATACTTTCTTTGGGAAGAATGTCACTTTGTCTTAAGGCTGATGTATCTGCCGCCGGGTTTTTAAAATTGTCTGCGTTTTCCCGGGTAATCTGCTCCACCGGGAGCTTATCTTTCACAGCAGAAAACATAAGGTCATTATTTTGCTCTTTCGGGTATTGAGCAGTTCCCTCCGCTGCTATCTTCTGCTGCAGCATCGATAGGGTCTCTGCTTTCTGTATTTGCTCACCTTTATATAACACAGAAACCGGGAACTCTTTAAGGTGTACCTGGTGCTGAGCTAAAGCTTCTTTCAGCCGGGCAATTGAACTTTCTAAAACTTCTTTAGCCTGAACACTGCCGGTTATAAGCTGAGCCGAAGTTTCACCCTCCTGATAAGCTAATTTAACCGCTAACTCACCTAAGTGCTCCGGTTCCAATTTTATTTGCAGTAATTCAGGTTTTACCCCCGAATTGAAATATGATTGAAGTATACTCATTAGTTTTTCCGGCAATTCCAGCACCGGTATCCTGTGTAATTTTTCTGCCGCCCCGTTTTTAGAATTGCCTGCATTTTCTTGGATACCCTGCGGTATTTGTAAAGATAAGGCAGGTGTATCAGTTTCCCGTATTAACTGAAAGTCCAAAAATAAATTTAATAGATCAGCATCCAAAACACTTTTGGTGGAGTTTTCTTTATTGCTTAACTCTTCTTCATTACCTTTGCTTTCACCGGCTATGTCCTTAAAAACCTGTATGAAGCTTTCAACACCGGGAGCTTTACTTTTACTTTGTTTAGCAGGCGAGCTATTTAACTGTTCTATTAACTTTTGAGACACTGCATTAATTTTTTTCACCTCCTTTTAAAAAAAACCCCTATATTTTAATTTTTGTTCCGTATATACATAGTGATAGCCAAATCGTCAATCTGTTTTTGCTCTTGAATATTTTCCAGATAAATAAATTCTTCAAGTTTTTTTTGCTTAAGCTTTTCTAAAACTAAACTTTTTTGCCTGGCGTCTACGAATATTTTTTGTTTCTCTTTAATTTTTTCAGAGGCACTTACTGCCTTTTCCTGCAACTTTATAATTTTAGTATTAAGATATTCCCGGTAATTAGCACCATGTATAGATTGGCAGCAATCAATTTTTCCAACTTCATTTTCAGTATTTAAGTGCTGCTGTAATACCAAACGGGCTTCTTCAAGGCTGTTCATTATTTGAAAATGTCTTCTACGGGCTAAAGCCAGGGCATCTTCAGCTTGTTTTTCCTCCATTTTACGGTGTTTCAAAACCTGCTCCAGCCCAAACCGGAACCTAGCCATGCTCGAGGCCCTCCTTTTCACCGAAACTATTTAACCAGGCCAAAGTATCCGAAAAACTCCATGGCTCATTAGGTGGCTGCCGCAGAAATTGAATAATATCATCATAGTAACGAATGGCATTATCAATACTGGGATTCGTACCAAAATTATAAGCGCCTATGTTTATTAAATCTTCAGCTTGTTGATAGGTAGACAACAAATCCCTTAACCTGGCTGCCCGGTCCATATGCTCCGGTGTTACTATATCGGACATTACCCTGCTTACACTGGTAAGAACATCGATAGCAGGATAGTGATTTTTAGCCGCAAGCTGTCTTTTAAGGACTATGTGTCCGTCCAGTATACCCCTTACTGCATCTGCTATTGGCTCATTCATATCATCGCCGTCAACCAGTACAGTATAGAAAGCGGTAATTGATCCCCGGGGGGACATACCGGTTCTTTCCAATAATTTAGGCAGTAAAGCAAAAACCGACGGAGTGTAACCTTTAGTAGCCGGAGGTTCACCGACAGCCAAACCGACTTCCCTCTGCGCCATAGCAAACCGGGTTACCGAATCCATTAGCAGCATTACGTTTTTTCCCCGGTTTCTAAAATACTCCGCTATGGCAGTTGCAACCATGGCTCCTTTTAGACGAATTAAAGCGGGTTGGTCAGATGTAGCCGCCACTACCACAGAACGGGCCAGGCCTTCTGCCCCAAGGTCTGACTCAATAAAGTCCAGAACCTCCCTACCCCGTTCTCCGATCAGTGCGATTACGTTTATGTCTACCTCGCTGTATCGTGCTATCATTCCCAGTAAAGTACTTTTCCCAACTCCACTGCCGGCAAATATACCAATACGCTGTCCCTTACCACAAGTAAGAACAGAATCAATTGCCCGTACCCCGGTACCCAACACTTCGGTAATTCGCTGCCTGTTCAGCGGATTGGGCGGCGGGTTATTGACAGGAAATTTAACTTTACAGGACTTATTTCCCGTGTTTCCACCAATGGGTCTTCCTAGTCCGTCCAATATACATCCCAGTAAATCATCTCCAACCCTTACAGTTAGGGCTTGTCCCGTAGGCACCACAGGATTTCCCGGATAAATACCCTGCAACTCTCCCAGTGGCATAAGGAGAGATGTCCCTTCCCTGAAACCAACAACTTCTGCATCAACCGGTTTTTCCTGTCCCGGAACCAGAATATGACATATCTCCCCAATCGATGCTTCTATGCCTACTACATCTATGGTAAGCCCGACTACCTTTGTCACCTCACCGGTTACAGTCAACACTTTTGCATTATGAACCTTATCCCACCAGCGGGTAAGATCAATACCAGTCTCAGGCATTCTCATCACCCGCTTCTTCAACAAGTGAACGCAAAAGCGCTTTCCATCGGGTCTCTATGGCAGCATCCACCTGACCACGATTGCTCTCTATCCGACACCCACCCGGCTGCATCCCAGGGTCACCGATAATTTTAAGCCTGGCATCCTCAGATAATAATTGCATAAACTGCTCTTTATTTTTTCTGATTATTTCAACCTCCCGGGGGCTGCCGATAATAACAAAATAATCCCGATCTGCCAGCAGCTGCAGCGCTTCTTTAACAACATTCAAAATAGTGTCCTGGTTTAGCTCTAATTGCTTTGCTACTAATTTTTCAGCTATTTTAACTGATAAACTAACCACTTCATTTTCCAGGGCAGCCAGCATTTCCTTACGTTCTGCCTCAGCCTGCTCTAATACTTTCACTGCTGCTAACTTTATACTTTCAGCCTCTTCCCGGGCCTTGTCCACCGCTTCCCGGTAACCTTTTTCATAGCCTTCCCGGTAAGCGTTTTGGGTCATTTCCTCCACCTTCTGCAGTGCCTTTTCCAGAATACCGTTGGCCTGGTTTTGGGCAGCAGCTAAAATTTCCGCTGATTCTTTTTCTGCTGCTGCACGGACAGCGTCACGGGCAAATTCTATTCGTAAATCCAGAAGTTGAGCATAGTTCTCACTAAACTTAGCATTCTTAATAATTTTGTTAGATAACAATGGCATCTTCATTACCCCGTGAAATTGAAATTTCCCCGACTTCCTCTAAACTGCGAATAACGTTAACAATTTTCTTTTGGGCCTCTTCAACATCCTTTAAGCGCACAGGCCCAATATATTTAATTTCTTCTTTAAGCATATCCGCAGCCCGTCTGGATTGGTTGCGAAAAATTTTCGCAAGAACCTCTTCATTTGCCCCCCGTAGAGCTATTGGTAAATCTTTTGGATTAATATCACGAAGAATTCTCTGAATAGCAATATCATCAAGTTTTACGATATCTTCAAATACAAACATTCGATTACGAACTTCCTCGGCTAACACAGGATACTTAGCTTCTAAGTTTTCCAAAATAGTTCTTTCAGTACTCCTGTCCACCATATTAAGAATATTTACCAGGGCACTTACCCCGCCAATCTCAGTGTTTTCTTGTCCCATTACCGTAGACATCTTATACTCTAAAACCCGCTCCACCTCTTTAACCACTTCCGGCGAGGCCCGGTCCATAGTAGCTATACGCCGGGCAATATCACTCTGCTTTTCAGCAGGTAGTGAGGATAGTATAACAGAAGCCTGCTCCGGATCCAGGTAAACTAAAATCAAAGCAATGGTCTGGGGGTGCTCATCCTGAATAAAACTCATCAGATGGCGGGGATCAATTTTTTGCAACGATGAAAAAGGCATACTTTTAATTTTTCTTGCTAATCTTTTTATAATTTCAGCAGCTTTTTGAGGTCCTAAAGTTTTTTCCAACAAATCTTGGGCATACTTTATACCACCCTGCATTAGGTACTCCCGGGCTTGATGCAACTCAGCAAACTCTCTTAATACAACCTGTCGGGTATCTGGAGAAATTTTATCCATATTGGATATTTCAAAAGACAATCGTTCTATATCCTCATCGTAAAAATCCTGTTTGAGTATATTTGAAGAAAGATCAGCGCCCAGAGTAATCAACAGAATAGCAGATTTTTGCAGTCCGGATAGCTTTTTCCTACGCACAAATTACTTCCTCCCCTAGTCTTCAGACAGCCATACCTTTATTATATCAGCCAACTGCTGAGGCTTTTCCCTTGCCATCTTTTTGAGCTTATCCTGGGTTATATCTACATAGGGATTATTATTTACTTCATCCTCTGCTTCCTCAAATAAGTCTTTTATAGGTTTGGGGCTTTCCTCTACCAACTCCGGCTCTTCTAATTCATGCCTACGCCTGCGGATAATCAAGACAGTCAAAGCCAGGAGCAGCAAAATTACCATACCGGCAGCAACATAATATATCAACTGCTGCTTATCGATTACCGGTGTATCAATACCTTCTTCGCCCATCACCTCTTTTAGCTGCTCCTGATAACTCGTATCAAAAGCCATATTAGTTACAGTAATTTGGTCCCCGCGGACTTCATCGTAGCCAACAGCAGCAGAAACCAGTGCTTCTATCTGCTCCAGCCGCTCCTCTGTTAAGTTCCCGTCAACAACTACTGCAGCAGACAGGCGATTAAGAACTCCGGGGGCCTGAACTATTGTCTGCTGCGTATTGCCTAACTGGTAGTTGGTTATAGTTTCTTCCCGGGAGGAACTTGATTCACTGTTAGTACCATATGGATATGTCGTACCCTGGCCATTCGCTTCCTGCATACCACCCGGTTCGGTTCCCTGGTTAGTCTCTTCAATTTCCTGCCGGCTAATTATCTCTCCGGGGTCATAGGTAGTCGAAGTAATTTCTTCCTTATTAAAATTAATGTCAGCAGTAATCATAGCAACGGCTCTGTTAGGGCCCAAAATCCTATTCAGCATACCCTGAACACGTTTTTCCAATTCTTTCTCATAAGCACGCTTAACTTGCTGCTGTTTTAAAGTAGAGTGGGCCGAATTAATATCATCACTACCTGCCTCAATATCCTCGCTCAATATATTTCCCTGCATGTCTATAATATGTACATCCTCCAGCTTAAGCCCCTCTACACTGCCGGCAATTAAATCCGCTATACCCCGCACCTGCTCCGGTTTTAATTGGGCTAAAGGTTTAAGTTTTAAAGCTACAGACGCGGAAGCCGGTTCTTGTTCATCTAAAAAAACACTTTCTTTAGGAAGTACCAGGTGCACCCTGGCCTTTTCCACCTCGTCAAGCTGCGCAACAGTCCTTTCCAATTCTCCCTGTAAAGCCCGCTGGTAATCAACCTGCCGCTCGAAGTCAGTAACACCCATTTTATTTTGGTCAAATAATTCAAACCCAACCCCTCCCCCCTGCAAAATACCGCTGCTGGCCAACTGGATCCTGGCTTCATAAACCTGATCTTCCTGAACATTAATCGTTTGTCCCTGGTCAGCTAACTCATATTCAATTTTCATATCCTGCAATTTTTCGATAACAGCACCGGCATCCCTTTGATCAAGACCGGTAAAAAGCGGGACATAGGTGGGCTTAGTTAAAATCGGAATCAAGTAAAATATCGCTGCCAGTAAACCGGCACCGGCTGTAATAACCAATACTTTTTGCATTTGGCTCAAAGCAAGCCAGCGCTTTTTCAGCCGGTCCAACAATTCACGTGGATTCATGAGATCACCACATCCTAAACAACAAGCCCTTTAAATTTGCATACGGGATATTTCCTGATAAGCTTCTACGATTTTGTTTCGAACTTGAACAGCTAATTGTATATTCAGTTTAGCCTTTTCCGATGCTATAACGACCTGATGCAGGTCTTCCACCTTACCTATCAAAAACTTCTCAGTAAGGTTATCCGCCTGCACCTGCGACCGGTTAACTTTATTAATGGCCTCCGCAAGAAAAGAACCAAAATCATCACCGGTACCGGCAGACTTATTAGCCTGCTGCTGAGGTGTAAGTAAAGGTACACCTGCAGGAGATATAAACATGATCTTTAAACCTCCAATAAAAAACTTAAAAAAACTATAAAGTTAAATAATTAACTGTCGATAATTATAATAACGGCTTATCCACGCCCAATTTCCAAAGCTTTCAAAGCCATACTTTTTGCTGACTCTAAAACAGTGGCATTGGCCTCATAGGCTCTGGAAGCAATCATCATATTAACCATCTCATTAACTATGTTTATATTAGGATAAGCTACAAACCCCTGTTCATTTGCATCCGGGTGAGAAGGATCATATTCCATCCGCGGAGGGCTGTTATCCTCCGTCACACGGGTTACCACTACCCCACATTCGCGGATACCGTTTTCCATGGTCTCCTGCAGGCGCTGGGCAAAAACAGGAACCTGCCGGCGGTACGGGCCGCCATTTGCGGTACGTGTAGTATTAATATTAGCAATATTATTGGAAATGAGATCAAGCCAGAGCCTTTGTGCCTTCATACCTGAAGAACTTATCGAAAAAGAATCAAACAGGCTCATTCAACCTACCTTCCGTTAATGACAGTGCCCAGTATTCTAAAGCGATTGTTTAATTCCTGGGTTACGGTATAATAATTAATGGTGTTCGCAGCCAGTTTGGTCATCTCGTCATCAATATCAACATTATTACCATCCGCCCGCATAGAAGTTGCTGTCTCCTTCACCACCAGCGGATTAACATTTACCAGTGAGTTAACACCGAAATGCCTTTCATCACCGGTGGCCAGGGGTATTCTCCCCCCTGATAATTCCTCTTTAAGAATTGACTCAAATTTCACCAAAGATTTCTTAAAGCCCGGTGTATTTATGTTGGCAATATTATTAGCTATAACACGCTGCCTTAAATTTCCGGCATCCATAGCTTTTTCCAAGAGACGAAAAGTTTTATCACCGTAAATATTCATTAAAACCACTCCTAAAACAAAAATCCACCCCTGCCAGCCAAACGACAATGGTAGATCCGTGACTTTGCCACCAGGCAACCTAAGGCTAAAACCCCCCAAAATATTGCATAATAACCATCAATATTATTGCTCAAAAATAAACATAGTACAAAATATTAAGAGTTACCGCCCAACCTTTTTATCTTTCAATAATATTTGACAAAATAATGTAAATCCCTGCAATGAACAACATAAAATTTACATGAAAAACTAAAACTTGTTAATGCTAATAAAAACCACCCGGACATTTTTCACTTCCGGGTGGTTAGTAGTTAATCGAAAAATTCATCCAAGTCTCCACCGGTTATAATATCAATATTACCATAATTATACACCAATAGATTTTGAAATTTGGCCATCTTTGCCATCCTCCCGGCCAAACCCTTGTCAATTAAGCCTTCTTCATTAAGAATTTTATAGCAATCACCATAGCTCACCGGAGCTCTTTTAGCCACACGTGCCGCTAAATGATTACAAATATTTTGCGCGGCTTCAATGCCTATTAAAAGCTGGTATTTAGCAGCAGAAACCACTGTTTCATCTGCCAGAAACTTATCCCGGGGCATTGAACCATATTTATCAAGCATTTTTCTGGAATGAGCAATGTCCGCAGACTTTTGCTGCAGCATATCAATATTTAGATTCATCTCCATGCCTCCATTATAGGTAAAAACAGTAAAACATTATTCTTGAGCATGTCAGAATTAAGATCTAATTGTGTAGTTCCTGTTTAATTACAGTTTGTGCTTCTTCCAGATTTGTAGCGGTGTAAATATCATTCATCATTTTATCCAGAATTCCTAATTTTCCGATTTGCCGTACTTGTTTCTGCAGCTTCTTGGAAGCTTCCCCGAATCTTACCTCCAGGTATTTGCAGATGGCATCACGAGCCATTTCCACTTTACCTTCTGCTCTACCTTCTTCTCTGCCCTCTGCTTTAGCACCTGCAATAGCGGAGATTTCATCACGCAGGGCCTTTTCACGCAATTCGTACATCCCAGCGCTTCTTTACCTTCCTCCGATCCTAGAATCCTCTTAAAGGCATAATCGTTTAGCCTGTTGATATTTTTAATCTCTGCCATAACCTCACCTACACAGTGTTTTCTTTAGTAACATTATATCAAATAGAATAAAACCCCAAATAATTTCACAAAATGTTACCATGTTTTAGTACTGATTTCAACGGCTGAATACCCAAAAGATCAAGCATTTATTTTATTCGGAAGGAAACTGTTTTGCTAAATGCAACGTACTCCATAACACTGCTTATGTGTTGTTAGATAATTCACTATGTAATTTTTTCATTCCTCCCCTAAAGACTGGACAATTGTTACCGATAATATCAATAGCAAGCGAAAGCTTCCCATAACGGCCGTATGGGTTAAAGGCAAGGATGCCAATTCAAAAAATCAAGGAGGAATGGAAATATGAGGATTAACCACAATATTGCAGCGCTTAACACATATCGTCAGTTGACTATGGGTACTAATGCTGCTCAGAAAAACATGTCAAAACTGTCATCAGGTATGCGTATCAATAACGCTGCAGATGATGCTGCAGGGCTTGCTATTTCAGAAAAGATGCGTAACCAGATAAGAGGACTGGAGCAGGCACAGAGAAATGCACAAGATGCTATTTCACTTATCCAAACGGCAGAGGGTTCCTTGAGTGAGATTCATAGTATTTTAGGTCGTATGAAAGAGCTTGCAACCCAAGCATCCAACGACACTTACTCTGCTCAAGACCGTGTGAATATGCAAGATGAAATGACCCAGCTAACCACTGAGATTGACCGTATTCGTAACACTACTGATTTTAACACTAAGAACCTGTTAGACGGTTCTATGGGTAAAGCGGTAAGTACAGCAGTGGCAAATATTTCGGGTAATACTTCACTTAGAACAACAAACGCTAGTACTGCTATAACTACCGGCACAGCTTTAACAGATTTGCTTGACAGTGATGGTAACTCTTTAGGTATAACAGCTGAAGATACAGTAACCATTTCTTATGTAATAGATGGAACAACAAAAGAATATACTTTTACCGTAGGTAATAATACTATTGCTACGTTAGAAACTACAGATGGAACTACTGCTAATACTGACTTAACTGTTGATATGAATGCCACGGACACAACCCAGTTAGAAGTAAAAGCCGCAACAGAAGGTTTTGCTGGGGCTATAAATGGTTTTACTGTAACGGTAAAGGATTCAGATGGTAATATCAAAACCGCTGCTACAAATGCACTATCTGCTTTTACAGAAACAACAGCAGCAGCTGATGTTAGAGCTGATGGTAGAGCATCCTTCCAAGTTGGTCATATGACCGGTCAGAACATACAACTCGATATAAATGATATGGGAGCAGCAGCATTAGGAGTTAAGGATCTGAAGATAACAACTCAAAGCCAAGCCGATATTGCTATAAAGGTTATTGATAATGCTAGTGCCAAAGTATCATCTGAACGTTCTAAGTTAGGTGCTTATCAAAACCGTTTAGAGTACACCATTAACAACCTAGGAACCTCTTCTGAAAATCTAACTGCTGCTGAATCCCGTATCCGTGACGTGGACATGGCTAAGGAAATGATGGAGTTCACCAAGAACAACATCCTAAACCAAGCTGCCCAAGCCATGCTTGCACAAGCCAACCAGCAGCCGCAAGCTGTACTTCAGTTACTCCGTTAAATTATATAATACTAAAGGGGCCTTAGAATTCCTAGGGCCTCTTTTTATACCTAGCCAATCAAGGAAGGATAAGATGGAAAAATATATTGACGTTATATTACAGACAATAGAATTATCTGAAACCTGCCTTGAAGGACTTGAACATGTTAAGGCTAAACTAAATGAAGGACAATTTGAAAATACAACCGTGCTGCTGCATGATGCCCTGTACGCTTATTATCAGATGGGAAAGTCAATTCAGCCTTTTATAGCCCAACTCCCACCATATGACATGGAATCTATATCTAATTCACTCCATAATGCTTTTGAGCTGGTAGTATCGGCCTATGAGCGGGGTGAAAGGGCCATTGCCCTGGAGGTTATACAGTTTAATCTTCTCCCCATCTATAAAGAGTGGCATACTGAAATAAATCGCTACCTTAAGCCATATCTGGTATGCTAAACTTAATGGCAGAAGCTAAAGGGCGGCAAGGTGGTGGAATCATAAATAGAGCTAATGAGGAATATCTATGGCAGAAGCTGGAATGGGCAAAGGAAAGAATTTCAGCCCTGGAAAAAATAGAAGCCAAGCTATATGAGAAGAAGATATTAGCGGTATACGCTAAAGATAATCACCTAAGTAACGTAGAAAAGCAGGAAATAAATACTAAGATAAATAAATTAAGAGAAGAAGTTACGGATATGGATGATAAGAGTAGGACGTTTTGGATGGATTGTCATTAAATCTCCCCTCCTCAATATCAAGTACATAAAACCGGCAAGGAAAGGGGTGATGAAATGGACATCGCGGCATTATCTATATTAAAAAGTATGGCACAGGTAAAGCAGGATGCTGGTGTTGCCGTTATGAAGAAGGCTATGGACACTGCTGAACAGAACGGTAACTTTATCAATCGGATGCTTGATAACATACCGTCAGGGAAGAACCCGGGCCCGGCTAATTTACCCCATATGGGTAGTAACCTTGATGTTTATGCTTAATTTCAGACCAGCACCATCAATAGCCCCACCGTCTTGGGTGGGGCTTAATTATTGGGTAAATACTGCTATTAAAGCAGGTGTGTCAGTTGGCAATTCACTCAGTTTAGATTCTTCAGCAACCTTCCACAAATTCCTGTCCTCACTGTAAATAGCTAGCCGATTGTTGCCAAAATTCCAATAGTCAAATTTCATAAAACTCCTCCCTTAATTAGTGATAAAAAAGCTGCCCTTATAGCAGCCAAAATTAACTAATTTCAAAGTAAATTGCTATAAAATAAACACCGGAAAAGAAAGAAAGTGACACCGTCAGTTTTAGCGTTAGCTCAGTAATACTGGGCCCGCATCGATACGTCAGTCAGTCAATCCTTCTTCTCATTGGCTCATTGACTTTGGGTAAAATAAAATACCCCCCGGATTAACTCCGGAGGTTACCTGATGTTGAATATTTTAAATGGACTTCATTTGAAGATGTCACTCTTTAGATTTGGTAATAGTTAACCTTAAATTATCTTGTTTGCTATTTAAGGTCATATCATATTAACTCAGATTTAAATAGCCTAGATTTATTAATTGTTGCTGGCTTCCTACTGTTCATTAACCACGGTGTTATATATCCCAATATCTAGCAATTATAA
Proteins encoded in this window:
- a CDS encoding flagellin N-terminal helical domain-containing protein, translating into MRINHNIAALNTYRQLTMGTNAAQKNMSKLSSGMRINNAADDAAGLAISEKMRNQIRGLEQAQRNAQDAISLIQTAEGSLSEIHSILGRMKELATQASNDTYSAQDRVNMQDEMTQLTTEIDRIRNTTDFNTKNLLDGSMGKAVSTAVANISGNTSLRTTNASTAITTGTALTDLLDSDGNSLGITAEDTVTISYVIDGTTKEYTFTVGNNTIATLETTDGTTANTDLTVDMNATDTTQLEVKAATEGFAGAINGFTVTVKDSDGNIKTAATNALSAFTETTAAADVRADGRASFQVGHMTGQNIQLDINDMGAAALGVKDLKITTQSQADIAIKVIDNASAKVSSERSKLGAYQNRLEYTINNLGTSSENLTAAESRIRDVDMAKEMMEFTKNNILNQAAQAMLAQANQQPQAVLQLLR
- the hepT gene encoding type VII toxin-antitoxin system HepT family RNase toxin; the protein is MNLNIDMLQQKSADIAHSRKMLDKYGSMPRDKFLADETVVSAAKYQLLIGIEAAQNICNHLAARVAKRAPVSYGDCYKILNEEGLIDKGLAGRMAKMAKFQNLLVYNYGNIDIITGGDLDEFFD
- a CDS encoding YjfB family protein gives rise to the protein MDIAALSILKSMAQVKQDAGVAVMKKAMDTAEQNGNFINRMLDNIPSGKNPGPANLPHMGSNLDVYA
- the flgC gene encoding flagellar basal body rod protein FlgC; the protein is MSLFDSFSISSSGMKAQRLWLDLISNNIANINTTRTANGGPYRRQVPVFAQRLQETMENGIRECGVVVTRVTEDNSPPRMEYDPSHPDANEQGFVAYPNINIVNEMVNMMIASRAYEANATVLESAKSMALKALEIGRG
- the flgB gene encoding flagellar basal body rod protein FlgB, with protein sequence MPGGKVTDLPLSFGWQGWIFVLGVVLMNIYGDKTFRLLEKAMDAGNLRQRVIANNIANINTPGFKKSLVKFESILKEELSGGRIPLATGDERHFGVNSLVNVNPLVVKETATSMRADGNNVDIDDEMTKLAANTINYYTVTQELNNRFRILGTVINGR